The nucleotide sequence TATTTCATAAGGGGCATGGGCGCAGAGGCGCATAATGCCTTTGACAAGGCCATCTCGCTCGACCCCAGCCTTTCAGACGCCCACCTGAACAAGTCCGCCCTCTACCTTGAGGAGGGCGAATGGGACAGGGCCATAGCGTCCGCCGGCAAGGCCGCCGGAAATATCTTCTACAAGACCCCCGAGCTTGCCTATAACAACATGGGTTGGGCCTATTACAACAAGAGGGACTACAGGGGCGCGGTCGAGTATTTCTCCAAGGCGCTCCAGGCAAACCCCAATTTTGCGCTCGCCCACTACAACATGGGCCTTGCCTATGAAAAGGCCGAAAGGCTCAAGGAAGCGATCGAAGCATACAGGGCGGCGGTGAACGCGGCCCCGAATTTCCTGGACGCCTACTTCAACCTCGGGATGGCGCTCGCGAAATACAAGGACAAGGCCGGGGCCGTAAAGGCGTTCGATAAGGTCATAGAGCTTGCGCCGGAGAGCGACAAGGCCCAGTCGGCGAAAGAGTACATCAACCTCATAAAGTAGGGTAATGCGGAAATCTTTTTTTTGTCTCGACCGAAGCCATTAGGCCGCCTGGCCCAATGGCTCGAATTTTTAAGGGCCAGAGGGACCGGGCATTGAAAACATACGGACCGCGTGCCGTGAGGGG is from Deltaproteobacteria bacterium and encodes:
- a CDS encoding tetratricopeptide repeat protein, coding for MNGRFSRIVLLVLLSAGLSACGPSLAKKKDQADIHYRLGEVHLMERNIAEALKELTKAVELQPDNAHYRNALGYAYFIRGMGAEAHNAFDKAISLDPSLSDAHLNKSALYLEEGEWDRAIASAGKAAGNIFYKTPELAYNNMGWAYYNKRDYRGAVEYFSKALQANPNFALAHYNMGLAYEKAERLKEAIEAYRAAVNAAPNFLDAYFNLGMALAKYKDKAGAVKAFDKVIELAPESDKAQSAKEYINLIK